In Brevinematia bacterium, the following proteins share a genomic window:
- a CDS encoding Holliday junction resolvase-like protein yields MNFDILLILVLYGIAMVIFGVVIGYLISKFKFYRDMDRIIKMERKIAISSSKAVIKGKVSEQIFPLTPFFKYKLSDARFLGTPVDYIVFDGYSELEGDRGVIREIVFIEVKTGRSQLSNTELAIKDAIDNKRVKFDIVYLDSASETK; encoded by the coding sequence CTTTGACATTCTATTAATACTGGTTCTATACGGTATAGCTATGGTTATCTTTGGTGTGGTTATAGGATACTTAATCTCAAAGTTCAAGTTTTATAGGGATATGGACAGAATAATAAAGATGGAGAGGAAGATTGCCATAAGTTCTTCAAAAGCTGTGATAAAGGGGAAAGTTTCTGAACAAATTTTTCCTCTGACTCCTTTCTTTAAATATAAACTATCAGATGCTAGGTTTTTAGGAACACCTGTTGATTATATAGTGTTTGACGGTTACAGTGAGCTAGAGGGAGATAGGGGTGTGATAAGAGAGATCGTTTTCATTGAAGTTAAAACAGGAAGATCACAACTTTCAAACACTGAACTTGCGATAAAGGATGCTATTGACAACAAAAGGGTAAAATTTGATATTGTATACTTAGATTCTGCTTCGGAGACTAAATAG
- a CDS encoding YggT family protein encodes MSELVSAIQVSLMVLAGIIRVYQFILFIRVIFSFIILFNLSLLNSRVFSTLYSVIYSITEPPLNFLRNHLPSRIGFIDLSVLWLFLILELLYMVIMKTITVV; translated from the coding sequence ATGTCTGAGCTAGTGTCAGCAATTCAGGTAAGCTTGATGGTATTAGCAGGCATAATAAGAGTATACCAATTCATCCTTTTTATAAGGGTAATCTTTTCGTTTATTATATTATTCAATTTATCGCTTTTAAACTCAAGAGTTTTCTCAACCCTTTATTCGGTAATTTACTCTATTACTGAACCACCTCTAAACTTCCTTAGGAATCATCTTCCCTCAAGAATAGGCTTTATTGACTTGTCAGTGCTTTGGTTGTTCTTGATATTGGAGTTGTTATATATGGTAATCATGAAAACTATAACTGTAGTCTAG